Proteins encoded together in one Bradyrhizobium sp. PSBB068 window:
- the pgeF gene encoding peptidoglycan editing factor PgeF: MTLGSPLLSAIPGLRHAFFSREGGVSEGIYAGLNGGLGSRDDPAKVAENRRRMAEQLGVPFDHLISVHQVHSPDVVVVDRPWNGAPRPKADALVTRTEGLAISVTTADCGPILFVDPNARVIGAAHAGWKGALTGVLETTIDAMEKLGAERGSIVAAIGPLIRKQSYEVGGEFVTRFIEADAENGMFFMPSERDGHAMFDLAGFIRMRLENAGVLMIDDLGIDTYSDERCFSYRRSVHRKEADYGRHVHAIVLEG; encoded by the coding sequence ATGACACTGGGATCTCCGCTGCTGTCGGCCATTCCTGGCCTGCGCCACGCCTTCTTCTCGCGCGAGGGCGGCGTCTCCGAGGGCATCTATGCCGGCCTCAATGGCGGGCTCGGCTCGCGCGACGATCCGGCCAAGGTCGCGGAGAACCGGCGGCGGATGGCCGAGCAGCTCGGCGTGCCGTTCGATCATCTGATCAGCGTGCATCAGGTGCACTCGCCCGACGTTGTCGTCGTGGATCGCCCGTGGAACGGCGCGCCGCGCCCCAAGGCGGACGCGCTCGTCACCCGTACCGAGGGGCTCGCGATATCGGTCACAACAGCCGACTGCGGCCCGATCCTGTTCGTCGACCCCAATGCGCGGGTAATCGGCGCGGCGCATGCCGGCTGGAAGGGCGCGCTGACCGGCGTGCTGGAGACGACCATCGATGCGATGGAGAAGCTCGGCGCCGAGCGCGGCAGCATCGTCGCCGCGATCGGCCCGCTGATCCGCAAGCAATCCTACGAGGTCGGCGGCGAATTCGTCACGCGCTTCATCGAGGCCGATGCCGAGAACGGCATGTTCTTCATGCCCAGCGAGCGCGACGGCCACGCGATGTTCGATCTCGCCGGCTTCATCCGGATGCGGCTGGAGAACGCCGGCGTGCTGATGATCGACGACCTCGGCATCGACACCTATTCCGACGAGCGCTGCTTCAGCTACCGCCGCTCCGTGCACCGCAAGGAAGCCGATTACGGCCGGCACGTTCACGCCATCGTGCTGGAAGGCTGA
- a CDS encoding SAM-dependent methyltransferase — translation MPVWRYMELCLMHPRYGYYLSRDPLGREGDFTTAPEVSQMFGELLGLWSASIWRAIGSPETLRLIELGPGRGTMMSDALRALRVLPPLYQSLSIHLVEVNPVLREKQHATLTGVRNITWHDSIDDVPEGPAVILANEYFDVLPIHQMVRRETGWHERTVGMDANGNLYFAPAPEPTPHFEVLLPPLVRAAPLGAVFEWRPDSEIMKLATRVRDQDGAALIIDYGHLRSDAGDTFQAIARHSFADPLKNPGQADVTAHVDFQALARAAEDVGARVHGPATQGDFLKRLGVEARAAGLMAKASPEVSADIAGALKRLTDSGRGGMGSMFKVMAISDPHLTSIAGLSDQPDETEQ, via the coding sequence ATGCCGGTCTGGCGCTACATGGAATTGTGCCTGATGCATCCGCGCTACGGCTACTATCTGTCGCGCGATCCGCTCGGCCGCGAGGGCGATTTCACCACGGCCCCCGAGGTCAGCCAGATGTTCGGCGAACTGCTCGGGCTGTGGAGCGCCTCGATCTGGCGCGCGATCGGCTCGCCGGAGACGCTGCGCCTGATCGAGCTCGGGCCCGGCCGCGGCACCATGATGTCGGACGCGCTGCGGGCGCTGCGCGTGCTGCCGCCGCTCTACCAGTCGCTCAGCATCCACCTCGTCGAGGTCAATCCGGTGCTGCGCGAGAAGCAGCACGCGACGCTGACCGGCGTGCGCAACATCACCTGGCACGACAGCATCGACGATGTGCCCGAGGGGCCGGCGGTGATCCTCGCCAACGAATATTTCGACGTGCTGCCGATCCATCAGATGGTCCGCCGCGAGACCGGCTGGCACGAGCGCACGGTCGGGATGGACGCCAATGGCAACCTGTATTTCGCGCCCGCGCCCGAGCCGACGCCGCACTTCGAGGTGCTGCTGCCGCCGCTGGTGCGCGCCGCCCCGTTAGGTGCGGTGTTCGAATGGCGGCCCGACAGCGAGATCATGAAGCTCGCTACGCGGGTGCGCGACCAGGACGGAGCCGCGCTGATCATCGATTACGGCCATCTGCGCAGCGACGCCGGCGACACCTTTCAGGCGATCGCGCGCCACAGCTTCGCCGACCCGCTGAAGAACCCGGGGCAGGCCGACGTGACCGCGCATGTCGACTTCCAGGCGCTGGCGCGGGCCGCCGAGGATGTCGGCGCGCGCGTCCACGGGCCGGCGACGCAGGGCGACTTCCTCAAGCGCCTCGGCGTCGAGGCCCGCGCCGCCGGGCTGATGGCGAAGGCCTCGCCCGAGGTCTCCGCCGACATCGCCGGCGCACTGAAGCGGCTGACCGATTCCGGACGCGGCGGGATGGGCTCGATGTTCAAGGTCATGGCCATCTCCGACCCGCACCTCACCTCGATCGCCGGCCTCAGCGATCAGCCTGACGAGACCGAACAATGA
- a CDS encoding prolipoprotein diacylglyceryl transferase — protein MPFLLVDFPVFDPVALALGPIVIRWYALAYIVGIVLGWVYARSLIKKERLWGGEVPITLPQLDDFILWVTIGIIVGGRTGYVLFYNLPFFIAHPSEILELWKGGMSFHGGFLGCVAAVMLFARRNNISILSLGDITTAVAPIGLFLGRIANFINSELWGRHAEASLPWAMIFPNGGPLPRHPSQLYEAGLEGIVLFTALAIMIRMGALKRPGLILGSFIAIYGIARIIGEHFREPDPQLGFLWGGLTMGMLLSVPMIIVGAIIITAALRRKANGPAPSST, from the coding sequence ATGCCGTTCCTGCTGGTCGACTTTCCGGTGTTCGACCCCGTCGCGCTCGCGCTCGGGCCGATCGTGATCCGCTGGTATGCGCTGGCCTATATCGTCGGCATCGTGCTGGGCTGGGTCTACGCCCGCTCGCTGATCAAGAAGGAACGGCTGTGGGGCGGCGAGGTGCCGATCACGCTGCCGCAGCTCGACGATTTCATCCTCTGGGTCACCATCGGCATCATCGTCGGCGGCCGCACCGGCTATGTACTGTTCTACAATCTGCCGTTCTTCATCGCGCACCCGTCCGAGATCCTCGAATTGTGGAAGGGCGGCATGTCGTTCCACGGCGGCTTCCTCGGCTGCGTCGCCGCGGTGATGCTGTTCGCCCGCCGCAACAACATTTCGATCCTGTCGCTCGGCGACATCACCACCGCGGTCGCGCCGATCGGCCTGTTCCTCGGCCGCATCGCCAATTTCATCAACAGCGAATTGTGGGGCCGGCACGCAGAGGCGAGCCTGCCCTGGGCCATGATCTTCCCCAATGGCGGGCCGCTGCCGCGCCATCCGAGCCAGCTCTATGAGGCCGGGCTCGAGGGCATCGTGCTGTTCACGGCGCTGGCGATCATGATCCGGATGGGCGCGCTGAAGCGGCCCGGCCTGATCCTCGGCAGCTTCATTGCGATCTACGGCATTGCCCGGATCATCGGCGAGCACTTCAGGGAGCCCGACCCGCAACTCGGATTCCTGTGGGGCGGGTTAACCATGGGAATGCTGCTGTCGGTGCCAATGATTATTGTCGGCGCTATCATCATCACGGCCGCCCTCCGCCGCAAGGCGAACGGGCCGGCGCCGAGTTCAACGTAA
- a CDS encoding GNAT family N-acetyltransferase, which yields MADGARIRDYRSSDADEVNRLAVAAFDQFRDAFDDWPAMRAGLSRTSELSSGGEIIVADLGTRLAGAVGYFGPGVKKAAFFDQSWPIIRMLVVDPVDRSKGLGHALTSECFARARRDRCRTIALHTSPIMTVALPMYLKMGFSKVHDAPPIHGVPYAVYTKVL from the coding sequence ATGGCCGACGGCGCGCGAATTCGAGATTATCGAAGCTCTGATGCTGACGAGGTGAACCGGCTCGCGGTTGCTGCCTTCGACCAATTCCGCGACGCTTTCGACGACTGGCCGGCGATGCGCGCCGGCCTCTCGCGAACCTCCGAGTTGAGTTCCGGCGGCGAGATCATCGTCGCCGATCTCGGCACCCGGCTTGCCGGCGCGGTCGGCTATTTCGGGCCCGGCGTCAAAAAGGCCGCATTCTTCGATCAGTCATGGCCGATCATTCGCATGCTGGTCGTCGACCCCGTCGACAGGAGCAAGGGACTCGGGCATGCGTTGACGTCGGAATGCTTCGCCAGAGCGCGGCGCGACCGCTGCCGGACCATTGCGCTTCACACGAGCCCCATCATGACGGTCGCCTTGCCGATGTATCTCAAGATGGGCTTCAGCAAGGTCCATGACGCCCCGCCCATTCATGGCGTGCCCTACGCCGTCTACACGAAAGTGCTCTGA
- a CDS encoding dienelactone hydrolase family protein, which yields MIEHTVEIPTKDGKTTTFITHPERGGPFPVVIFYMDAPAIREELRDMARRLATSGYYVMLPNLYYRAGVMELGPINPDPESPERKRMFELMHSLNIPLVMEDTRGLLAYAETQKAANTNIIGTVGYCMSGRYAVNAATHFGDRVKAAASIYGTHLATDQPDSPHLAANKTKAELYFACAETDIYAPQEIIEQVKAGMKGSNNEVEIYPGTHHGFAFPKRPVYDRDAAERHWERLLALYRRNLV from the coding sequence ATGATCGAGCATACCGTCGAGATCCCGACCAAGGACGGCAAGACCACCACCTTCATCACCCATCCCGAGCGCGGCGGCCCCTTCCCGGTCGTGATCTTCTACATGGACGCCCCTGCGATCCGCGAAGAGCTGCGCGACATGGCGCGCAGGCTCGCCACGTCGGGCTATTACGTGATGCTGCCGAACTTGTATTACCGCGCCGGCGTGATGGAGCTCGGCCCGATCAATCCCGATCCGGAATCGCCGGAGCGCAAGCGCATGTTCGAGCTGATGCACTCGCTGAACATTCCACTGGTCATGGAAGACACCAGGGGCTTGCTCGCCTACGCCGAGACGCAGAAGGCCGCCAACACCAACATCATCGGCACCGTCGGCTATTGCATGAGCGGTCGCTACGCGGTGAACGCGGCAACGCATTTCGGCGATCGCGTCAAGGCCGCCGCCTCGATCTACGGCACGCACTTGGCGACCGACCAGCCCGACAGCCCGCACCTCGCCGCCAACAAGACCAAGGCCGAACTCTATTTCGCCTGCGCCGAGACCGATATCTACGCGCCACAGGAGATCATCGAGCAGGTGAAGGCGGGCATGAAGGGATCCAACAACGAAGTCGAGATCTATCCCGGCACGCATCACGGCTTTGCGTTCCCCAAGCGCCCGGTCTATGACCGCGACGCCGCCGAACGCCATTGGGAGCGGCTGCTCGCGCTCTACCGGCGCAACCTGGTCTGA
- a CDS encoding accessory factor UbiK family protein, which produces MTQTSNRFFDEIGRLMNDAAGAAQGVKREVDTVMRNQAERILRDLDVVKREEFDAVKDMARLAREENEALKVRIAALEAKLGGSAG; this is translated from the coding sequence ATGACCCAGACCAGCAACCGGTTTTTCGATGAGATCGGCCGTCTGATGAACGACGCTGCCGGCGCCGCCCAGGGTGTCAAGCGCGAGGTCGACACGGTCATGCGCAACCAGGCCGAACGCATCCTGCGCGACCTTGACGTGGTCAAGCGCGAGGAGTTCGACGCGGTCAAGGACATGGCCCGTCTGGCGCGCGAGGAGAACGAGGCGCTGAAGGTGAGAATCGCCGCGCTGGAAGCCAAGCTTGGCGGTTCGGCCGGTTGA
- a CDS encoding 50S ribosomal protein L25/general stress protein Ctc, which translates to MATVKELKATARPKSGKGAARAERRAGRVPGVIYGDNQPPVTISVDDRDLRQRILAGRFLTTLFDIELEGKKHRVIPRDYHLDPVKDFPIHVDFMRLGEGATIRVSVPLHIVNGETSPGVKRGGTVNIVTHTLELECAVDNIPQYIEADVGSLEISYSLHLSDVKLPKGVKSLTREDATLVTIVPPSGYAEEQKAAAAAAAGGAAAPAAGAAAPAAAPAAGAAAPAAGAKAPAGGGDKKK; encoded by the coding sequence ATGGCGACCGTCAAGGAATTGAAGGCGACCGCGCGTCCGAAGAGCGGCAAGGGGGCCGCCCGGGCAGAGCGTCGCGCCGGGAGAGTTCCCGGAGTGATCTACGGAGACAACCAGCCCCCCGTCACCATCTCGGTGGACGATCGTGACCTGCGCCAGCGCATCCTGGCGGGCCGGTTCCTCACCACGCTGTTCGACATCGAACTCGAGGGCAAGAAGCACCGCGTGATTCCGCGCGACTACCACCTCGATCCGGTCAAGGACTTCCCGATCCACGTCGACTTCATGCGGCTCGGCGAAGGCGCCACCATCCGTGTCAGCGTGCCGCTGCACATCGTGAACGGCGAAACCTCGCCTGGCGTCAAGCGCGGCGGCACCGTGAACATCGTCACCCACACGCTCGAGCTTGAGTGCGCGGTCGACAATATTCCGCAATACATTGAAGCCGACGTCGGCAGCCTCGAGATCAGCTATTCGCTGCATCTCTCCGACGTCAAGCTGCCCAAGGGCGTGAAGTCGCTGACCCGCGAGGACGCAACCCTGGTCACCATCGTGCCGCCGTCCGGCTATGCCGAAGAGCAGAAGGCCGCGGCTGCGGCGGCTGCTGGTGGCGCTGCGGCTCCGGCCGCGGGTGCTGCGGCTCCGGCTGCTGCTCCGGCTGCGGGTGCTGCGGCTCCGGCCGCGGGTGCCAAGGCTCCCGCCGGCGGTGGCGACAAGAAGAAGTAA
- a CDS encoding aminoacyl-tRNA hydrolase, producing the protein MRLFVGLGNPGAKYASNRHNIGFLAVDEIARRHGFAPWRRRFQGETSEGVVDREKVVLLKPTTFMNESGRAVQEAANFFKLAPADITVFQDELELPPAKVRVKIGGGIAGHNGLRSISAHIGNEYRRVRLGIGHPGVKELVHSHVLSDFAKSDRAWVEALCQAVADNAGLLAAGQDASFANKVHLTMQAKGFFDKGENGGDKPA; encoded by the coding sequence ATGCGCCTTTTTGTCGGTCTCGGTAATCCCGGCGCGAAATACGCCAGCAACCGGCACAATATCGGTTTCCTGGCGGTTGACGAGATTGCACGGCGTCATGGTTTCGCACCATGGCGCCGTCGCTTTCAGGGCGAGACCTCCGAGGGCGTCGTCGATCGTGAGAAGGTCGTGCTGCTGAAGCCGACCACTTTTATGAACGAGTCCGGACGCGCGGTGCAGGAAGCGGCGAACTTCTTCAAGCTCGCGCCCGCCGACATCACCGTGTTCCAGGATGAGCTCGAGCTGCCGCCGGCCAAGGTGCGGGTCAAGATCGGCGGCGGGATCGCCGGCCATAACGGGCTGCGCTCGATCTCCGCGCATATCGGCAACGAGTATCGGCGGGTGCGGCTCGGGATCGGTCATCCCGGCGTCAAGGAGCTCGTGCACAGCCACGTGCTGTCGGACTTCGCCAAGAGCGACCGGGCGTGGGTGGAGGCCTTGTGCCAGGCCGTCGCCGACAATGCTGGCCTGCTGGCAGCGGGGCAGGACGCGTCGTTCGCCAACAAGGTGCATCTGACGATGCAGGCCAAGGGATTTTTCGACAAGGGTGAGAATGGCGGCGACAAGCCGGCCTGA
- the ychF gene encoding redox-regulated ATPase YchF, translating into MGFKCGIVGLPNVGKSTLFNALTETAAAQAANYPFCTIEPNVGEVAVPDPRLDKLAAVAKSAQIIPTRLTFVDIAGLVRGASQGEGLGNQFLANIREVDAIAHVVRCFEDSDITHVEGKIAPLADIETIETELMLSDLDSLEKRVDNLTKKAKGNDKDAKEQLELVNRALVLLRDGKPARGLERKPEEERAFRMLGLLTSKPVLYVCNVEEGSAKDGNNFSKAVFERAKQEGAVAVVISAKIESEIATLSREERVDFLETLGLEEAGLDRLIRAGYRLLDLITYFTVGPKEARAWTIDRGTKAPAAAGVIHTDFEKGFIRAETIAYEDYIAGNGEAGARDAGKLRLEGKDYVVADGDVMHFRFNT; encoded by the coding sequence ATGGGATTCAAATGCGGGATCGTCGGGCTGCCTAACGTCGGCAAGTCGACGCTGTTCAATGCGCTGACCGAGACGGCGGCGGCGCAAGCGGCCAACTATCCGTTCTGCACCATCGAGCCGAATGTCGGCGAGGTGGCGGTGCCCGATCCGCGGCTGGACAAGCTCGCAGCAGTCGCCAAATCCGCGCAGATCATCCCGACCCGGCTGACCTTTGTCGATATCGCAGGCCTGGTGCGCGGCGCCTCGCAGGGCGAAGGTCTCGGCAACCAGTTCCTCGCCAACATCCGCGAGGTCGACGCCATCGCCCATGTGGTGCGCTGCTTCGAGGATTCCGACATCACCCATGTCGAAGGCAAGATCGCGCCGCTCGCCGACATCGAGACCATCGAGACCGAGCTGATGCTGTCGGACCTCGACAGCCTCGAGAAGCGCGTCGACAACCTCACCAAGAAGGCCAAGGGCAACGACAAGGATGCCAAGGAACAGCTCGAGCTCGTCAACCGCGCGCTGGTGCTGCTGCGCGACGGCAAGCCGGCCCGCGGGCTGGAGCGCAAGCCGGAGGAGGAGCGCGCGTTCCGCATGCTCGGCCTCTTGACCTCGAAGCCCGTGCTCTACGTCTGCAACGTCGAGGAAGGCTCGGCGAAGGACGGCAACAATTTCTCCAAGGCGGTGTTCGAGCGTGCGAAGCAGGAGGGCGCGGTCGCGGTCGTGATCTCCGCCAAGATCGAATCCGAGATCGCGACGCTGTCGCGCGAGGAGCGTGTCGACTTCCTGGAGACGCTGGGCCTCGAAGAAGCCGGGCTCGATCGCTTGATCCGCGCCGGCTACCGGCTGCTCGACCTCATCACCTATTTCACCGTCGGCCCGAAGGAAGCGCGTGCCTGGACCATCGACCGCGGCACCAAGGCGCCTGCCGCCGCCGGCGTGATCCATACCGATTTCGAGAAGGGTTTCATCCGCGCCGAGACCATCGCGTATGAGGATTATATCGCCGGCAACGGCGAAGCCGGCGCACGCGATGCCGGCAAGCTGCGGCTCGAAGGCAAGGACTACGTCGTCGCCGATGGCGACGTGATGCATTTCAGATTTAATACCTAA
- a CDS encoding metal-sensitive transcriptional regulator — MRDEVKTSCLKRLKRIEGQIRGLATMVEEDRYCIDVVTQIAAARAALRRVEEEVLRDHVAHCVEHAISSGDKADQRRKITELMDVIGRADR; from the coding sequence ATGAGAGACGAGGTCAAGACATCCTGTTTAAAACGGCTCAAACGGATCGAGGGTCAGATCCGCGGGCTGGCCACCATGGTCGAGGAAGATCGTTACTGCATCGACGTGGTGACGCAGATCGCGGCGGCGCGCGCGGCGCTGCGCCGCGTCGAGGAGGAAGTCCTGCGCGATCATGTGGCACATTGCGTCGAGCATGCGATCTCGTCCGGCGACAAGGCCGACCAGCGGCGCAAGATCACCGAGCTGATGGACGTGATCGGGCGCGCGGATCGGTGA
- a CDS encoding heavy metal translocating P-type ATPase gives MAQAQHDHSHGDHHHGAAAHSCCGGKHDHGTTPAEAAFAIDPVCGMKVNPATAKHRFSYKGEEYLFCSGRCRERFEADPEKYLKPREAEPPAPAGTIYTCPMHPEVRQVGPGSCPICGMALEPEQVSLDDGPDPELIDMTRRFWIGLALTLPVFVLEMGSHLGLMHLVPMGWSNWISFVLATPVVLWAGAPFFVRGWQSLVTRNLNMFTLIAIGTGVAYLYSVVATLAPQLFPPAFRDMHGAVAVYFEAAAVITVLVLLGQVLELRARAQTSGAIRALLGLAPKTARRVTDHGDEDIDIDAIKVGDRLRVRPGEKVPVDGVVIEGSAVIDESMVTGESMPVTKSVGANVIGGTVNRSGGLVMRAEKVGRDTMLSRIVDMVAKAQRSRAPIQRLADRVAGWFVPAVIAAAVLAFIAWTVFGPEPRLTFALVAAVTVLIIACPCALGLATPMSIMVGVGRGAHSGILIRDAQALERMEAIDTLVLDKTGTLTEGKPKVVRIIAAEGFDEGDLLRLAAGVEQGSEHPLAQAIIAAAKERKLASSAVTNFTSPSGKGTTGTVEGKQVALGNAVLMAELKISTATLDQTAEAARRDGATAIYVAVDGRVAGVIAIADPIKPSAANALRALRADGLRIVMLTGDNETTARAVAKTLRIDEVEAGVLPERKSEVVQRLRGEGRIVAMAGDGVNDAPALAAADVGIAMGGGTDVAIESAGITLLTGDLMGLVRARRLSVATMRNIRQNLAFAFAYNAAGVPIAAGVLYPLFGILLSPMVGAAAMALSSVSVIGNALRVSRVKLD, from the coding sequence GTGGCACAGGCGCAGCACGACCATTCGCACGGAGATCATCATCATGGCGCGGCCGCGCATTCCTGCTGCGGCGGCAAGCATGATCACGGCACCACGCCCGCCGAGGCGGCCTTCGCGATCGATCCGGTCTGCGGCATGAAGGTCAACCCGGCGACTGCCAAGCACCGCTTCAGCTACAAGGGCGAGGAGTATCTGTTCTGCAGCGGCCGCTGCCGCGAGCGCTTCGAGGCAGATCCCGAGAAGTACCTCAAGCCCCGCGAGGCGGAGCCGCCGGCGCCTGCCGGCACGATCTACACCTGCCCGATGCACCCCGAGGTACGTCAGGTCGGTCCCGGCAGCTGCCCGATCTGCGGCATGGCGCTGGAGCCCGAGCAGGTCTCGCTCGACGACGGACCCGACCCTGAGCTGATCGATATGACGCGGCGGTTCTGGATCGGCCTCGCGCTCACGCTGCCGGTGTTCGTGCTCGAGATGGGCAGCCATCTCGGGTTGATGCACCTGGTACCGATGGGCTGGTCGAACTGGATCTCGTTCGTGCTGGCGACGCCGGTCGTGCTGTGGGCCGGCGCGCCGTTCTTCGTGCGCGGCTGGCAGTCGCTGGTCACCCGCAATCTCAACATGTTCACGCTGATCGCGATCGGCACCGGCGTCGCCTATCTCTACAGCGTCGTCGCTACGCTGGCGCCGCAGCTCTTCCCGCCCGCGTTCCGCGACATGCATGGCGCGGTCGCGGTGTATTTCGAGGCGGCGGCCGTGATCACGGTGCTGGTGCTGCTCGGCCAGGTGCTGGAGCTGCGCGCCCGTGCGCAGACCTCGGGCGCGATCCGCGCGCTGCTCGGCCTTGCGCCGAAGACCGCGCGGCGCGTCACCGATCATGGCGACGAGGACATCGACATCGACGCGATCAAGGTCGGTGACCGCCTGCGCGTGCGCCCCGGCGAGAAAGTGCCGGTGGATGGTGTCGTCATCGAGGGCAGCGCGGTCATCGACGAATCCATGGTGACGGGTGAATCGATGCCGGTCACCAAGTCGGTAGGCGCGAACGTGATCGGCGGCACCGTCAACCGGAGTGGCGGCCTCGTGATGCGGGCCGAGAAGGTCGGCCGCGACACCATGCTGTCGCGGATCGTCGACATGGTGGCGAAGGCGCAGCGCTCGCGCGCGCCGATCCAGCGGCTTGCCGATCGCGTCGCCGGCTGGTTCGTGCCGGCGGTGATCGCCGCTGCCGTGCTCGCCTTCATCGCCTGGACGGTGTTCGGTCCCGAGCCGCGCCTGACCTTCGCGCTGGTCGCAGCCGTCACGGTGCTGATCATCGCCTGTCCCTGCGCGCTCGGATTGGCGACGCCGATGTCGATCATGGTCGGTGTCGGCCGCGGCGCGCATTCCGGCATCCTGATCCGCGACGCGCAGGCGCTGGAGCGGATGGAGGCGATCGATACGCTGGTGCTCGACAAGACCGGCACGCTGACCGAAGGCAAGCCGAAGGTGGTGCGCATCATCGCGGCGGAAGGGTTTGACGAGGGCGATCTGCTGCGCCTCGCCGCCGGTGTCGAGCAGGGCAGCGAGCATCCGCTGGCGCAGGCGATCATCGCGGCAGCCAAGGAGCGCAAGCTCGCATCATCCGCCGTCACCAATTTTACTTCGCCCTCCGGCAAGGGCACGACCGGTACGGTCGAGGGCAAGCAGGTTGCGCTCGGCAACGCGGTGCTGATGGCCGAACTGAAGATCTCGACGGCAACGCTGGACCAGACCGCCGAGGCTGCGCGGCGCGATGGCGCGACCGCGATCTATGTCGCGGTCGATGGTCGTGTCGCCGGCGTGATCGCGATCGCCGATCCGATCAAGCCGTCGGCGGCCAATGCGTTGCGAGCGCTACGCGCCGACGGCTTGCGCATCGTGATGCTGACCGGCGACAATGAGACCACCGCGCGCGCGGTGGCGAAGACGCTTCGTATCGACGAGGTCGAGGCCGGCGTGCTGCCGGAGCGCAAGAGCGAGGTCGTGCAGCGGCTGCGCGGCGAGGGCCGCATCGTCGCGATGGCCGGCGATGGCGTCAACGATGCGCCGGCGCTGGCTGCGGCCGATGTCGGCATCGCGATGGGCGGCGGCACCGACGTCGCCATCGAGAGCGCGGGCATCACGCTGCTCACCGGGGACTTGATGGGCCTCGTCCGCGCGCGGCGCTTGTCGGTCGCGACCATGCGCAACATTCGCCAGAACCTGGCGTTCGCGTTCGCCTACAATGCCGCCGGCGTGCCGATCGCGGCCGGCGTGCTGTATCCGCTGTTCGGCATCCTGCTGTCGCCGATGGTCGGCGCTGCCGCGATGGCGCTGTCCTCGGTCAGTGTGATCGGCAACGCGCTGCGGGTGTCGCGGGTGAAGCTGGATTGA
- a CDS encoding 4-hydroxy-tetrahydrodipicolinate synthase: protein MTELHQQLQGLWLPLITPFRDGELDVTSLRRLVRHYAGGPVDGFILGATSGEGMALSTDELEGLVSVVLDELSASSRHLPVCLGLSGASTARMKEALDDTADWPINGYLIASPYYIRPSQRGLVQHFNALADHASWPIVLYNIPYRTAVNLTNETLLALAEHPNIAGMKDCCADRAQSIDFLNRRPAGFRVLTGEDAQTFDALSDGADGAILLSAHLETDTFASIRTLLRQGKRDLALTAWQSVVGLTRLLFAEPSPAPAKHWLWRQRLIDSPEVRLPMVEVSEDLATWLDAEMERRAQLLLPA, encoded by the coding sequence ATGACTGAGCTGCACCAGCAATTGCAGGGCCTCTGGCTTCCTTTGATCACGCCGTTCCGCGACGGCGAACTCGACGTCACCTCGCTGCGCCGCCTGGTGCGGCACTATGCCGGCGGCCCCGTCGACGGCTTCATTCTCGGTGCAACCTCCGGTGAAGGCATGGCGCTGAGCACCGATGAGCTGGAGGGGCTGGTCAGCGTCGTGCTCGACGAGCTCAGTGCCAGCTCCCGCCATCTGCCGGTCTGCCTCGGGCTGTCAGGCGCCTCGACCGCCAGGATGAAGGAAGCGCTGGATGATACCGCCGACTGGCCGATCAACGGCTATCTGATCGCGAGTCCGTATTACATCAGGCCCTCGCAGCGTGGGCTGGTGCAGCACTTCAACGCGCTTGCCGATCATGCGTCGTGGCCGATCGTGCTCTACAACATTCCCTATCGCACGGCGGTGAACCTCACCAATGAGACGCTGCTGGCGCTCGCGGAACATCCGAACATCGCCGGCATGAAGGATTGCTGCGCCGACCGCGCGCAGTCGATCGACTTTCTGAACCGGCGGCCGGCCGGCTTCCGCGTGCTGACCGGCGAGGACGCGCAGACCTTCGATGCGCTCTCCGACGGCGCCGACGGCGCGATCCTGCTGTCCGCACATCTGGAGACCGACACCTTCGCCTCGATCCGCACGCTGCTGCGGCAGGGCAAGCGCGACCTCGCGCTGACCGCCTGGCAGAGCGTCGTCGGCCTGACGAGGCTGCTGTTCGCGGAACCCAGCCCCGCGCCGGCCAAGCACTGGCTGTGGCGGCAGCGGCTGATCGACAGTCCCGAGGTACGGCTGCCGATGGTCGAGGTGAGCGAGGATCTCGCAACCTGGCTCGATGCCGAGATGGAGCGCCGCGCGCAGCTGTTGCTGCCGGCGTAA